From the genome of Anopheles moucheti chromosome 3, idAnoMoucSN_F20_07, whole genome shotgun sequence, one region includes:
- the LOC128301250 gene encoding LOW QUALITY PROTEIN: regucalcin-like (The sequence of the model RefSeq protein was modified relative to this genomic sequence to represent the inferred CDS: inserted 2 bases in 1 codon) — protein sequence MHSRPVGVSFDRSDRWKVVQFTXNLLPNKMASYKVEQLPSPLSVLGEGPHWDVERQSLYYNDIYGGSIHRYDYAENKTYNATVDGFPVISFIIPVKGNDRHFIIGTDRKVTLVDWDGRSEKATFVRTVGAVEPTMEDNRFNDAKVDSKGRFYGGTMRLEAKGDIFEMRLGTFYRYDAKRGEFVALKKQIGVSNGLCWNETGNLFYYIDSCDLDVKEYRVDEHGNLTGERVVVDFRVNGEKPSFVPDGMTIDANGSLYVATFGGSTVYKVNSSTGKVELEIKLPCEQVTSAAFGGPNLDILYVTTAAKEFKTPQPAPAGALFAVTGLGVKGTPMYSVDLS from the exons ATGCATTCGAGACCGGTTGGCGTTTCATTCGATCGTAGTGACCGTTGGAAGGTAGTACAATTTAC GAACCTATTGCCAAACAAAATGGCCTCGTACAAGGTTGAGCAGTTGCCGTCACCGTTGTCTGTGCTTGGGgaag GACCTCACTGGGATGTGGAACGGCAGAGTCTGTACTACAATGATATCTACGGAGGATCAATCCATCGTTACGATTATGCTGAGAATAAGACGTACAACGCAACTGTTG ATGGGTTCCCGGTGATTTCGTTTATTATTCCGGTTAAGGGTAACGATCGACACTTCATCATCGGCACGGACCGGAAGGTGACGCTTGTGGACTGGGATGGACGTTCGGAGAAGGCAACCTTCGTCCGTACGGTCGGCGCTGTTGAACCGACCATGGAGGATAACCGTTTCAATGATGCTAAGGTGGACAGTAAGGGTCGCTTCTACGGAGGTACTATGCGCCTCGAAGCTAAGGGTGACATCTTCGAGATGCGCCTAGGTACATTCTACCGGTACGATGCCAAACGGGGTGAGTTTGTGGCACTGAAGAAGCAGATCGGTGTCTCGAACGGATTGTGCTGGAACGAGACCGGGAATCTGTTCTACTACATCGATTCCTGTGATCTGGACGTTAAGGAGTACCGGGTGGATGAACATGGAAATTTGA CCGGTGAGCGTGTTGTTGTTGACTTCCGCGTTAATGGCGAAAAACCTTCGTTCGTTCCGGACGGTATGACCATCGATGCGAACGGTTCACTGTACGTTGCTACCTTCGGCGGATCCACCGTCTACAAGGTGAACTCGAG TACGGGTAAGGTAGAGCTGGAGATCAAGTTGCCTTGCGAGCAGGTTACTTCAGCTGCATTCGGGGGACCCAACCTGGACATTCTGTATGTGACGACGGCTGCCAAGGAGTTCAAAACACCGCAACCAGCCCCGGCCGGTGCTTTGTTTGCGGTGACTGGACTTGGTGTGAAGGGAACTCCAATGTATTCGGTTGACCTTAGTTAG